A single Ammospiza caudacuta isolate bAmmCau1 chromosome 6, bAmmCau1.pri, whole genome shotgun sequence DNA region contains:
- the CAT gene encoding catalase produces MADGRDDAANQLEQWKNQRGSQKPDVLTTGSGNPIGDKLNILTVGPRGPLLVQDVVFTDEMAHFDRERIPERVVHAKGAGAFGYFEVTHDITQYCKAKVFEHIGKRTPLAIRFSTVAGESGSADTVRDPRGFAMKFYTEDGNWDLVGNNTPIFFIRDAMLFPSFIHSQKRNPQTHLKDPDMVWDFWSLRPESLHQVSFLFSDRGIPDGYRHMNGYGSHTFKLVNADGRAVYCKFHAKTDQGIKNLSVEEAGRLASTDPDYAIRDLYNAIAKGNFPSWSFYIQVMTFEEAEKFPFNPFDLTKVWPHGDYPLIPVGKLVLNRNPVNYFAEVEQMAYDPSNMPPGIEPSPDKMLQGRLFSYPDTHRHRLGPNYLQIPVNCPFRARVANYQRDGPMTVSDNQGGAPNYYPNSFTGPEDQPQLKESRMFASGDVQRFNSANEDNVTQVREFYLKVLNEEERQRLCKNIAEHLKDAQLFIQKRAVKNFHDVHPSYGACIQALLDKYNAEGGKKDVIRTYTQSGTHMSVKERSNL; encoded by the exons AAACCAGATGTCCTGACCACAGGCTCTGGGAACCCCATTGGGGATAAGCTGAATATCCTGACAGTGGGGCCACGTGGACCTCTTCTTGTCCAAGATGTTGTTTTCACTGATGAGATGGCTCACTTTGACAGAGAGAGGATTCCTGAGAGAGTTGTGCATGCAAAAGGGGCAG GAGCCTTTGGCTATTTTGAAGTCACTCATGATATCACCCAGTACTGTAAGGCAAAAGTGTTTGAGCACATTGGGAAAAGGACTCCGCTTGCCATCCGCTTCTCCACTGTTG CTGGAGAATCTGGCTCAGCTGACACAGTTCGTGACCCCCGAGGCTTTGCCATGAAGTTCTACACGGAGGATGGGAATTGGGATCTTGTGGGAAACAACACTCCCATCTTCTTTATTCGGGATGCAATGTTG TTTCCCTCCTTCATCCATAGCCAAAAGAGGAATCCTCAGACTCATCTGAAGGATCCAGACATGGTGTGGGACTTCTGGAGTCTTCGCCCTGAGTCTTTGCATCAA GTGTCTTTCCTGTTCAGTGACCGTGGCATTCCTGATGGCTATCGCCACATGAATGGATATGGATCACACACCTTCAAACTGGTTAATGCTGATGGAAGAGCAGTTTACTGCAAATTCCATGCCAAG ACTGACCAGGGCATCAAAAACCTTTCTGTGGAGGAAGCAGGAAGATTGGCTTCTACTGATCCTGACTATGCCATACGGGACCTTTACAATGCCATTGCCAAGGGGAACTTTCCCTCATGGTCCTTCTACATTCAGGTTATGACTTTTGAAGAAGCAGAGAAGTTCCCATTTAATCCTTTTGATCTGACTAAG GTTTGGCCTCATGGTGACTACCCTCTCATCCCTGTGGGAAAGCTGGTCTTGAACAGGAATCCTGTCAACTACTTTGCAGAGGTGGAACAGATGGCTTATGACCCTAGCAACATGCCTCCTGGAATTGAGCCCAGCCCTGACAAAATGCTGCAG GGGCGCCTCTTCTCTTACCCTGACACCCACAGACACCGCCTGGGCCCCAACTATCTGCAGATCCCTGTCAACTGTCCCTTCAGAGCCAGGGTGGCCAACTATCAGAGGGATGGGCCAATGACTGTTTCTGACAACCAAG gtGGTGCCCCAAATTATTATCCAAACAGCTTCACTGGTCCTGAGGATCAGCCCCAGCTGAAGGAGAGCCGCATGTTTGCTTCAGGGGACGTGCAGCGCTTCAACAGTGCCAATGAGGACAATGTGACCcag GTGAGAGAATTCTACCTCAAAGTGCTGAACGAGGAAGAGCGCCAGAGGCTGTGTAAGAACATTGCAGAACATCTGAAGGATGCCCAGCTCTTCATTCAGAAACGAGCT GTGAAAAACTTCCATGATGTTCATCCTAGTTATGGAGCCTGTATCCAGGCTTTGCTGGACAAATACAATGCTGAGGGTGGGAAAAAG GATGTAATTAGAACATACACACAGTCCGGAACTCATATGTCTGTCAAGGAAAGATCCAACCTGTAA